From Anopheles darlingi chromosome 2, idAnoDarlMG_H_01, whole genome shotgun sequence, the proteins below share one genomic window:
- the LOC125952242 gene encoding uncharacterized protein LOC125952242: MNGRRLRLGAVPYLPNVHVVDVPLGQGNGRYILPSKPNVSAQIDGTELWLVVLFCEIVNCTTEIMMASEWGTVFDNGTKVGLIGAPAEHLVDITFAGLYTWYSSFQYLAFTAVHSRSGCTCIVAKPHIVANWRTPFLSFSGPLWSAVALAFLSGTVAVCVMERCRQRILNLTHALKYTFSDAILVMIGFFMEQSVPMPNELVASVLLFSTLMFAGFMIGSSYNGGLASTMIVPQYEPCVNNVHELAEARMTWTGVSVSWIYSILLAYQPDMLTLLKTFREWDEETIARRASDRDVAIIVERMEYGHFAFPPMSIESMKGRQMLTDDVYWESVVGMCSKTWPARARFDRMVLDLKAFGILAHWEFIGVIRFLSLESQQVIRYSRDSGGDECTPLRISNITGALLILAVGLGSSSVVFVQLQFNSYHNPAL, translated from the exons ATGAATGGCAGACGGTTAAGGCTCGGCGCCGTACCATATCTGCCGAACGTACACGTAGTTGATGTG CCCTTAGGACAGGGTAATGGTCGCTATATTCTACCATCGAAGCCTAACGTATCGGCCCAGATCGATGGTACCGAACTGTGGCTAGTCGTACTGTTCTGTGAAATTGTGAACTGTACCACGGAAATAATGATGG CGTCGGAATGGGGTACGGTCTTTGACAATGGCACCAAAGTCGGACTGATTGGTGCACCGGCGGAACATCTAGTTGATATCACCTTCGCGGGTCTGTACACCTGGTACAGCAGCTTCCAGTATCTGGCATTCACCGCCGTCCATTCGAGATCCGGTTGTACTTGCATTGTGGCAAAACCGCACATAGTGGCCAACTGGCGAACTCCGTTTCTCTCATTTAGCGGCCCACTGTGGAGTGCTGTTGCGTTAGCCTTTCTCTCCGGaaccgtggccgtgtgtgtcATGGAACGGTGCCGCCAAAGGATCCTAAACCTAACTCACGCACTAAAGTACACCTTCAGCGATGCGATCTTGGTGATGATAGGATTCTTCATGGAACAATCGGTACCGATGCCGAACGAACTGGTTGCATCGGTTCTACTCTTCAGCACGCTCATGTTTGCTGGCTTCATGATCGGCAGTAGCTACAACGGTGGACTGGCCAGTACGATGATCGTACCGCAGTATGAACCATGTGTTAACAATGTGCACGAACTGGCCGAAGCGCGTATGACGTGGACCGGTGTTAGTGTTTCCTGGATCTACTCCATCCTGCTCGCTTACCAGCCCGATATGCTTACACTGCTGAAAACGTTCCGCGAGTGGGATGAGGAAACAATCGCACGGCGCGCCAGTGATCGGGATGTGGCCATTATTGTCGAAAGGATGGAGTATGGTCATTTCGCTTTCCCGCCGATGAGCATCGAATCGATGAAGGGTCGCCAGATGCTGACGGATGATGTGTACTGGGAGTCGGTCGTCGGTATGTGTAGCAAGACGTGGCCGGCACGGGCCCGCTTCGACCGGATGGTACTGGATTTGAAAGCCTTCGGCATACTGGCCCACTGGGAGTTTATCGGTGTTATCCGGTTTCTTAGTCTCGAGTCGCAGCAAGTCATTCGCTATTCGCGAGACAGTGGCGGCGACGAGTGCACACCATTACGCATCTCGAACATTACCGGAGCGCTCTTGATCCTTGCTGTCGGACTCGGCTCATCCAGCGTTGTTTTT
- the LOC125951741 gene encoding mitochondrial import inner membrane translocase subunit TIM14: protein MSTSIILAGLGLAAVGYGGRMLMRQMPNAATKMQEVLKNMPKFDAEMMANSKYYRGGFEPKMSKREASLILGVSPSASKTKVKDAHKKIMLLNHPDRGGSPYLAAKINEAKDFLDNSK from the exons ATG TCGACATCAATCATCCTGGCGGGGCTGGGTCTGGCCGCGGTTGGATACGGCGGACGAATGCTGATGCGCCAAATGCCGAATGCGGCCACGAAGATGCAGGAAGTGCTGAAGAACATGCCGAAATTCGACGCCGAAATGATGGCCAACTCAAAGTACTACCGTGGAGGGTTTGAGCCGAAAATGAGCAAACGAGAAGCCTCGCTTATACTGGGTGTGAGTCCCTCTGCATCCAAAACGAAG GTGAAGGATGCGCATAAAAAAATCATGCTCCTGAATCATCCCGATCGTGGCGGCTCCCCGTATCTGGCTGCTAAAATTAACGAAGCAAAGGATTTCCTGGATAACTCGAAGTAA
- the LOC125951742 gene encoding single-pass membrane and coiled-coil domain-containing protein 4 homolog, whose translation MRKLRGGQTKETRKQRQERREEVLKIREQMKTIVLPTVGVLFLCIVVYVYLKSRPQYEEL comes from the coding sequence ATGCGTAAGCTACGTGGTGGCCAAACGAAGGAAACCCGCAAGCAGCGCCAGGAAAGGCGAGAAGAAGTTTTGAAAATTCGTGAGCAAATGAAAACCATCGTCCTGCCGACGGTTGGTGTGCTTTTCCTGTGCATAGTCGTGTACGTGTACCTCAAGAGTCGTCCCCAGTACGAGGAGCTGTAG
- the LOC125951740 gene encoding 40S ribosomal protein S3a, with protein sequence MAVGKNKGVSKGGKKGSKKKVVDPFTRKDWYDVKAPNMFKNRQVGKTLVNRTQGTRIASDGLKGRVFEVSLADLQNEQDAERSFRKFKLIAESVNGRDVLCNFHGMDLTTDKLRSMVKKWQTLIECSVDVKTTDGYLLRVFCIGFTIKDSVSQRKTCYAQHSQIKNIRQRMTTIIKREIINSDLKGVVEKLLPDSIAKDIEKACQVVYPLHDVFIRKVKVLKKPRFDLSSLLELHGDGGGKAAEVSTGAASGVVVDRPEGYEPPVQESV encoded by the exons ATGGCGGTCGGCAAAAATAAGGGTGTCTCGAAAGGAGGCAAGAAAGGTTCGAAAAAGAAGGTCGTGGATCCGTTCACGCGCAAGGACTGGTACGATGTGAAGGCCCCGAACATGTTCAAGAACCGCCAGGTCGGCAAAACCCTGGTTAACCGTACCCAGGGCACGCGCATCGCCTCGGACGGTCTGAAAGGCCGCGTGTTTGAGGTGTCGCTGGCCGACCTGCAGAACGAGCAGGATGCGGAGAGATCTTTCCGCAAGTTCAAGCTCATTGCCGAGAGCGTGAATGGTCGCGATGTGCTGTGCAACTTCCACGGTATGGACCTGACGACCGACAAGTTGCG ATCCATGGTCAAGAAATGGCAGACCCTGATTGAGTGCTCGGTCGATGTGAAGACCACCGACGGCTATCTGCTGCGTGTGTTCTGCATCGGCTTCACCATCAAGGATTCCGTGTCGCAGCGAAAGACCTGCTATGCCCAGCATTCGCAGATCAAGAACATCCGCCAGCGaatgaccaccatcatcaagcgCGAGATCATCAACTCGGACCTCAAGGGAGTCGTCGAGAAGCTGCTGCCCGACTCGATCGCCAAGGATATCGAGAAGGCGTGCCAGGTCGTGTACCCACTGCACGATGTCTTCATTCGTAAG GTTAAGGTGCTGAAGAAGCCGCGTTTCGACCTGTCCAGTCTGCTGGAGCTGCacggagatggtggtggcaaggCCGCCGAGGTGTCGACTGGCGCTGCCTCTGGTGTCGTGGTTGACCGTCCGGAAGGCTACGAACCACCGGTACAGGAGTCCGTCTAA